A stretch of Brassica napus cultivar Da-Ae chromosome C6, Da-Ae, whole genome shotgun sequence DNA encodes these proteins:
- the BNAC06G14520D gene encoding uncharacterized protein BNAC06G14520D — translation MNKRKNWKLVPVNGRTQKKMKPRTSGTNLSLFKRDIDELIDEFVEGDLTTFDDMKRVWLSRKFSYIYEAFPNTNLAFFIQSLYAHTIGHMVSIDSFSRRLGGLYCLYCLHEIQPFKPKFRIYISLQELGKFRDLIVEAKEKGVEIATAVGKQMLDKNLFIFGAVDFDETSTTEKLHQSIELQNRLVRCAYKKLTSETEIEKFIHFDMGKEVDLSSIHKQSIEYAEAKKRAMKSAGEIVEIGDIKHIAEEKELMGEKVEKLKEEWDSQKLSFCEKTKFDGLDTTQKLLKDVEHDDDGDEDEDDGFGELDRLLSHS, via the exons ATGAACAAGAGGAAAAACTGGAAGCTTGTTCCCGTTAATGGAAGGACGCAAAAGAAGATGAAGCCGCGTACTTCAG GGACGAATCTTTCTCTGTTCAAGAGAGACATCGATGAACTCATAGACGAGTTTGTGGAG GGTGATTTGACAACGTTTGATGATATGAAGAGGGTGTGGCTATCTCGAAAGTTTTCTTACATATATGAAGCCTTCCCTAACACCAACTTAGCATTTTTCATTCAGTCACTATATGCTCATACCATTG GCCACATGGTTAGTATTGATTCTTTTTCACGGAGGCTTGGAGGTCTTTACTGCCTCTATTGCCTTCATGAGATCCAGCCTTTTAAACCCAAGTTCCGGATTTATATCTCACTTC AGGAGCTTGGGAAATTTAGGGATCTTATAGTTGAGGCAAAAGAGAAAGGTGTAGAGATAGCTACTGCTGTGGGGAAACAAATGCTTGATAAAAACTTGTTTATATTTGGAGCTGTGGACTTTGATGAAACGTCTACAACCGAGAAACTTCATCAATCGATAGAGCTACAGAACAGACTTGTGCGGTGTGCTTACAAAAA GTTAACCTCTGAAACCGAGATTGAGAAGTTTATTCATTTCGATATG GGTAAAGAAGTTGATTTGAGCTCCATACATAAACAGTCTATAGAGTATGCAGAAGCCAAGAAGCGCGCAATGAAAA GTGCAGGAGAGATAGTGGAGATTGGGGACATAAAGCACATAGCGGAAGAGAAAGAGTTGATGGGAGAGAAGGTTGAGAAACTGAAAGAGGAATGGGATTCACAAAAACTTTCATTTTGTGAAAAAACCAAGTTTGACGGTCTTGATACGACACAGAAACTTCTGAAAGATGTTGaacatgatgatgatggagatgaagatgaagatgatgggTTTGGTGAGCTTGACCGCTTACTTTCCCACAGCTGA
- the LOC106345459 gene encoding beta-galactosidase 15-like: MAQSLDVGVPWIMCQQNDAPQPMLNTCNGFYCDNFVPNNPNTPKMLTENWTGWFKQWGGKNPHRTTEDVAFSFARFFQRGGTFNNYYMSHGGTSFDRTACGPYITTSYDYDVPLDEYDATISFQGEYYVVPAWSVTILLDCKNEAYNTAEITTQTSMMVKKPNEAENTLSTLKWSWRPENMDNFLLKGKGESTQTQLFDQKVVTNDQSDYLWYMTTVKFKKRDPFLGKSMSLRVNSNQHAENEKFNYVFEKDVKFKSGRNVIALLSITVGLANYGAFFESKPAGITGPIFITGINGDETIVKDLSAHKWSYKTGLNGFENQLFRTKSMFKWSVESVPFNRTMTWYKDTFNSPLGNDPVVVDHMGLGKGTAWVNGNNIGRYWPAFISSENGCDAKCNYRGAYHAEKCLTNCGEPTQRWYYVPRSFLNAEGDNTLVLFEEMGGNPSLVSFQTTRVGSVCANVYEKTIIELLCDRKPISAIKFASFGNPDGNCGSFEKGTCESSNNAVDILAQECIGKEKCSIEVSKEKFGAPDCSGATRKLAVEVIC, encoded by the exons ATGGCTCAGTCTCTTGATGTTGGTGTTCCATGGATAATGTGTCAACAAAATGATGCTCCTCAGCCTATG ttgaACACATGTAATGGCTTTTACTGTGACAATTTTGTACCAAACAATCCCAACACTCCTAAGATGTTGACTGAGAATTGGACCGGATG GTTTAAGCAATGGGGTGGAAAAAATCCTCATAGAACAACTGAAGATGTCGCATTTTCTTTTGCAAGATTCTTCCAAAGAGGAGGaacttttaataattattatatg TCCCATGGAGGCACCAGCTTTGACAGAACCGCATGTGGTCCATACATCACAACTTCATATGATTATGATGTTCCGCTTGACGAATATg ATGCAACAATTAGTTTCCAAGGAGAATATTACGTTGTCCCGGCTTGGTCTGTTACCATTTTACTGGATTGCAAAAATGAGGCTTATAACACCGCCGag attaccACTCAGACTTCAATGATGGTTAAGAAACCAAATGAAGCTGAGAATACCCTTTCAACTCTGAAATGGTCATGGAGACCAGAGAACATGGACAATTTCCTTTTGAAAGGAAAAGGAGAATCTACACAGACACAACTATTTGATCAGAAAGTAGTAACCAATGATCAAAGTGATTATCTATGGTATATGACTACCGTTAAGTTTAAAAAACGAGATCCATTTTTGGGTAAAAGCATGTCTCTTCGCGTCAACA gtaATCAACACGCTGAGAATGAAAAATTTAACTATGTATTTGAGAAAGATGTGAAGTTTAAGTCTGGTCGTAATGTGATTGCTCTTCTTAGCATAACTGTGGGACTTGCG AATTATGGTGCTTTCTTTGAAAGTAAGCCGGCTGGAATCACTGGACCCATTTTTATTACTGGAATAAATGGTGATGAAACTATAGTTAAAGACTTGTCTGCTCATAAATGGAGCTATAAAACTGGTTTAAATGGGTTTGAGAACCAACTCTTTAGAACAAAATCAATGTTTAAATGGTCAGTTGAAAGTGTACCGTTTAACCGAACCATGACTTGGTATAAG GATACATTCAATTCTCCCCTTGGAAATGATCCAGTTGTTGTCGATCATATGGGACTCGGGAAAGGTACAGCTTGGGTCAATGGAAACAACATTGGACGTTATTGGCCGGCATTCATTTCAAGCGAAAATGGTTGTGATGCAAAATGTAATTATAGAGGTGCTTATCATGCTGAAAAATGTCTCACCAATTGTGGAGAACCCACACAAAGATG GTACTATGTCCCTCGTTCTTTCTTGAATGCAGAAGGAGATAACACACTAGTTTTGTTTGAGGAAATGGGAGGAAACCCATCGCTTGTCAGTTTCCAAACTACTAGAGTGGGAAGTGTATGTGCTAACGTCTACGAGAAAACAATTATTGAGCTTTTATGCGATAGAAAACCCATTTCTGCCATCAAATTTGCATCCTTTGGTAATCCAGATGGCAATTGTGGATCTTTTGAAAAAGGAACTTGTGAATCAAGTAACAACGCGGTTGATATTCTCGCACAAGAATGCATTGGAAAAGAGAAATGTTCGATTGAAGTCTCTAAGGAAAAATTTGGAGCACCAGATTGCAGTGGTGCTACTAGAAAGCTTGCTGTCGAAGTTATATGCTAA
- the LOC106345460 gene encoding cytochrome P450 71B5 codes for MSIFICFLLLFPLLLIFSKKFLPSKEKLPPGPTGLPIIGNLHQFGRFLHKSLHKISQEYGPVMLLHFGVVPVIIVSSKEGAEEVLKTHDLETCSRPKTVGTGLFTYNFKDVGFAPFGENWREMRKIMVLELFSQKKLKSFRYIREEESELLVKKVSNSANEKPTSSVDLRKVIFSYAASIICRLAFGQNFHECDFVDMERVEELVLESETNLGSLSLADFFPAGWLIDRISGQHSRLNKAFAKLTTFFEHVIDDHLKTGQPQDHSDIISVMLDMINKPNKVGSFKVTDDHLRGVMSDVFLAGVNAGAITMIWTMTELSRHPLVMKKLQEKIRATLGPNKERITEEDLEKVEYLKLVIEETFRLHPPAPLLLPRLTMSDIKIQGYNIPKNTMIQINTYTIGRDPKNYTKPEEFIPERFVDNPIEYKGKHFELLPFGSGRRVCPGMATGIAMVELCLLSLLYFFDWTLPEGMTIKDIDMEEDGSFVIAKKVPLELVPTLHRW; via the exons ATGTCTATCTTCATTTGTTTTCTCTTACTCTTCCCTCTCTTGTTGATTTTCTCTAAAAAGTTTTTACCTTCGAAAGAGAAGCTTCCACCTGGACCTACCGGTCTACCGATAATCGGAAACTTGCACCAGTTTGGAAGATTTCTTCACAAATCTCTTCACAAAATCTCCCAAGAATATGGACCGGTGATGCTTCTCCATTTCGGGGTAGTCCCCGTGATCATTGTCTCTTCCAAAGAAGGAGCTGAGGAAGTGCTCAAGACTCATGATCTTGAGACCTGTAGCCGACCTAAGACGGTAGGGACGGGGTTGTTTACTTACAACTTTAAAGACGTTGGTTTTGCTCCTTTTGGTGAGAACTGGAGAGAGATGAGGAAAATCATGGTGCTCGAGCTCTTTAGCCAGAAAAAACTGAAGTCCTTCAGGTATATTAGAGAGGAAGAGAGCGAGTTGTTGGTCAAGAAGGTGTCAAATTCAGCTAATGAGAAACCAACCTCATCAGTTGATTTGAGAAAAGTCATTTTCTCCTACGCGGCCAGCATCATTTGTAGACTCGCTTTTGGACAGAACTTCCACGAGTGTGATTTTGTGGATATGGAGAGAGTAGAAGAGTTGGTCCTTGAGTCAGAGACCAACCTCGGCTCGTTGTCGTTGGCCGACTTCTTCCCTGCGGGATGGCTCATTGACCGGATCTCCGGCCAGCACTCGAGGCTGAACAAAGCCTTTGCCAAACTCACCACTTTCTTTGAGCATGTGATTGATGATCATTTGAAGACTGGACAGCCCCAAGATCACTCAGACATCATCAGTGTCATGTTGGATATGATCAATAAGCCCAATAAAGTCGGCTCCTTTAAAGTCACCGATGACCATCTCAGAGGAGTCATGTCG GACGTATTTTTGGCTGGAGTAAACGCAGGAGCCATCACAATGATATGGACAATGACAGAGCTAAGCAGACATCCGTTAGTTATGAAAAAACTCCAAGAAAAAATTCGAGCAACACTCGGACCCAACAAAGAGAGAATCACAGAAGAAGATCTAGAGAAAGTTGAGTACTTGAAGCTGGTGATCGAGGAAACATTCAGATTACACCCACCAGCTCCTCTCTTGCTCCCAAGGCTTACAATGTCCGACATCAAGATTCAAGGCTATAACATCCCCAAGAACACCATGATCCAAATCAACACTTACACGATAGGACGCGATCCCAAAAACTATACAAAACCAGAAGAGTTCATCCCCGAGAGGTTTGTAGATAACCCTATAGAATATAAAGGTAAGCATTTTGAGCTATTGCCGTTCGGATCCGGACGTAGGGTCTGTCCTGGGATGGCCACGGGGATCGCCATGGTTGAGCTCTGCCTTCTCAGCCTTCTTTACTTCTTTGATTGGACTTTGCCTGAGGGAATGACCATTAAAGACATTGACATGGAGGAAGACGGATCTTTCGTCATCGCCAAGAAAGTTCCTCTAGAACTCGTACCAACTCTTCATCGCTGGTGA